One Plasmodium cynomolgi strain B DNA, chromosome 12, whole genome shotgun sequence genomic region harbors:
- a CDS encoding hypothetical protein (putative), whose translation MKKKKNLHNVENDDNDSSSDNDNNDSNNNNSGSNDKDNDGEMNFFDFIYGNQNTYDVSLSNYYTVTEDNNVHINYINGEVMFKNILKCLEIKDISSYVFPSWIPRRSIQNFLVRPVTELYGPQVTSSNSFANLAVAKGMGNLFMNKYPQEDTSFGNKLAMQSNVWNLCTSGEFYLSKQLVPINMIGGRSGQRGETTKLGETSNLGETSKLGETSKLGETAKRAEYPEGGYFARAGDEQTDPTRGEFQMEAANWGAPLQEVSKRVSDEWGEKHVEGKSNRIDTRSNKIQPSKDAMEGGNLRGLGSTDYSTDDVAVCPYRTHSGEREQENNAEQIITSSFLHIFDEKFFAQTSAFKEIFLFYLRSTYFEMSHHLSNQVNLNDIEERLYSYIQNNYTQKMPIFDTNNYQPNECFLCKEKLLFDYSYEYNDFYYTDAVAVDLNNLLEDEEDRDQTQMYSFSFNAKRIDELSDRCIYNDPSYDILDNGIREAQIFFQKMQNGDAGAAGAAADDGDAHLRNGVNQLEEEKNATTTATDDHLGEKCKTVNSSVHMNDLLENVKKIIGENCVLKRTVIESALKYNCQMKNMKRKKKKKNDHIQHYNNLFRNFCIPYETVSILHDIQKENKNRSSVSVNNVSQFDINHEYANDEIDDFVNYFENVTQQVTNSLFENVYKGKKMDKHIFSHMTNCYINDDNEKKDSFTHIYFPSNYLQTNFTYFHHQCFKNYVQYFIFPYYFLTKLDDHLFKKIVISAVRQFFKAYHRICKFGTSELKYAGGSRPCVKKRPTPKVGKLQRRRHF comes from the exons atgaaaaaaaaaaaaaacttgcaTAATGTAGAGAACGATGATAATGACTCTTCCTCAGATAATGACAACAACGACAGCAACAACAATAATAGCGGTAGTAACGACAAGGACAACGACGGGgagatgaatttttttgattttatttatgGAAATCAAAACACGTATGATGTTAGCCTGTCCAATTATTACACCGTGACTGAAGATAACAATGTGCATATAAACTACATCAATGGAGAGGtcatgtttaaaaatattttgaagtgTTTAGAGATAAAAGATATTAGCAgttatgtttttccttcttggaTCCCTCGAAGGAGCATACAGAATTTTTTAGTCAGACCCGTTACGGAATTGTATGGGCCGCAAGTCACTAGTAGTAACTCATTTGCCAATCTCGCAGTCGCCAAAGGGATGGGCAAtctttttatgaacaagtaCCCCCAGGAGGATACTTCGTTTGGAAACAAACTAGCCATGCAGAGTAACGTCTGGAACTTATGCACAAGTGGGGAGTTTTATCTAAGCAAGCAGCTGGTTCCCAtcaac ATGATAGGTGGGCGGAGCGGTCAGCGGGGTGAAACGACGAAGCTGGGCGAAACTTCGAATCTGGGTGAAACTTCGAAACTGGGTGAAACTTCGAAACTGGGTGAAACTGCGAAGCGGGCGGAATATCCCGAAGGGGGCTACTTCGCGCGCGCGGGAGATGAGCAGACGGATCCAACGCGGGGAGAGTTCCAAATGGAAGCGGCCAATTGGGGAGCCCCTCTTCAGGAGGTAAGCAAAAGGGTCAGCGACGagtggggagaaaaacacGTGGAGGGAAAGTCCAACCGAATAGATACACGCAGTAATAAAATCCAGCCTTCCAAAGACGCCATGGAGGGAGGGAACCTGAGGGGATTGGGAAGCACAGACTACTCTACGGACGATGTCGCCGTTTGTCCCTATCGCACTCATAGCGGAGAGCGTGAACAGGAGAACAACGCAGAGCAGATCATAACGAGCTCCTTCCTGCACATCTTCGACGAGAAATTCTTCGCACAAACGAGCGCCTTCAAggaaatttttctcttctacCTGAGGAGTACCTATTTCGAAATGAGCCATCACTTGAGCAACCAAGTAAACCTTAACGACATAGAAGAAAGACTATATagttatatacaaaataattatacacAGAAAATGCCTATATTTGATACGAATAATTATCAACCGAATGAGTGCTTTCTGTGTAAAGAAAAACTTCTGTTCGATTATTCATATGAATATAATGACTTTTACTACACGGATGCTGTGGCAGTGGACTTGAATAACCTCCTcgaggatgaggaggataGGGACCAAACACAAATGTACAGCTTCAGTTTTAATGCCAAGAGGATTGACGAACTGAGCGATAGGTGCATTTATAACGATCCAAGTTACGACATATTGGACAACGGAATTAGGGAagcgcaaatttttttccaaaaaatgcaaaatggagacgCGGGAGCCGCTGGAGCCGCTGCAGACGATGGAGATGCACACTTGCGCAACGGAGTAAACCaattggaggaagaaaaaaatgccactACTACTGCAACTGATGACCACCTTGGGGAAAAGTGCAAAACGGTTAACAGCTCAGTACACATGAATGACCTGctcgaaaatgtaaaaaaaataattggtGAAAATTGTGTACTGAAAAGAACCGTCATCGAGTCAGCTTTGAAATATAATtgccaaatgaaaaatatgaagaggaaaaaaaaaaaaaaaaatgaccacaTTCAGCATtacaataatttatttagaaatttttgcattccgTATGAAACAGTAAGCATTCTCCATGacatacaaaaagaaaataaaaacaggaGCAGCGTTAGCGTTAATAATGTCTCCCAATTTGATATTAACCATGAATATGCAAATGACGAAATTGACGattttgtgaattatttCGAAAATGTCACGCAACAAGTGACCAATTCACTGTTCGAAAATGTCtacaaaggtaaaaaaatggataaacatatattttcacaCATGACAAATTGTTACATAAATGACgataatgagaaaaaggaCAGTTTTACTCATATCTATTTCCCCTCCAATTATTTGCAAACAAACTTCACTTATTTTCACCATcagtgttttaaaaattatgtgcagtattttattttcccatacTATTTCTTAACCAAGTTGGATGATCacctttttaagaaaattgtcatatctGCTGTGAGGCAGTTTTTCAAGGCGTACCATCGTATTTGTAAGTTTGGCACTTCTGAGCTGAAGTACGCGGGGGGTAGCCGTCCTTGTGTAAAGAAAAGGCCGACTCCTAAGGTGGGGAAACTCCAGCGGAGGAGGCACTTTTAA
- a CDS encoding hypothetical protein (putative), translated as MKKRKEEFDDYYDVYEENWTNDTFEELEYTQSLEKNIKKKLSKEESKQSIFFCTDDNTKMSNVEEAQLRRSDLNLINELETSKEEKGDLDLKFSRVSERGGLHGNGPEMGLGQSADQMDAYPPENHTDDQHSEGHTYDHHSGDQADDRISDKLGESKKTDQELFLFKDIYEELEKRPNNEKDSTYPYDDNFCKENGDARFLDKLEFTSSNNESDNAEDRSGNLFHMDKSSMDLWDKMNSNGAASYGNGVDCLDGGPYGDYDNGDSANFSNVCDISPQRSGAFLHSGYSICEDHKGTSPNGKDGHMHHSNSSAGCSIMKSRTDEYGEKFDAQADSPFSSFLKEQMGISESEGGSKDMGYFKRDGNSSGGSEERNEEDAVGLSNGDMPEEMNSPYSNRNRKGVGNFSYQSRDSHPRADDAYSGKSIKRSDTSLGNNKGYDISMTNSNLIREESLHNSHDYNLSKASSSLSLSKLNDSAKKSKRVVLRSSDNDINADSFGVNSKSRVRGYRSHGESKPKGVNKTGSRTFSVRDNRAESTENTPVRKTTHTRKDSDATSEIMNNNLKLKNNSKKNEGRWKKEEKTPQEGTNLKGFQKRRTSSGHSGKTSNSLASPKKNTRGYSSNELNKRDDSAHSSSDSNFIFVNKKRTKGQENGTVTCNSNDSTDICVDLNDEESWDETDRANDKKGDAKKKGIVAMIKDRYKKKKKKDEAEEEGAMGRRRHSSDKGGSKKDVPLNHEEITEQSNSDQLKELGKELNNQINKLEREQGKVKRLEYELIAKSAEIELEREEMKNKIEEEKKMMMKNMEEEKKKWNKEKKRIESEVDKQRTIIMSKRKLTNEVAMFKNKIKELEEKLTTEKRQHKITVEKLRKQVESLKIENEKLKTELKISDEYRSKLENYQQKTIMKLATNVVQEKMVKNADAKSLPHFSDCSGSSTPVKGKPKRESGKAEIESDSLYQHISRDDKTLHTNSLRESDTSVVASKEIKGKKKITLNDLFVHKNDMKIGHSAAKDDASIDKNLEKMKFLLQKNRNAPNRDKVYNEEDSSSHTTNEHNKIFRKYFFDHSSKINDKLSYNSGFTNEEEEKRDPHEQLRKASFLTNYTKQDKQNGSDEKQRDEKQRNAGVPLGRVHGDAPMSVSAERLTNELGIHTKGDYPAKASKNGKETMPTDRAKNGTSSNIPTKSNTLFRPYGGEGPSSLNTRSGELKRNNIIGRNSNDDNEFAKNNLESRTRSKISPSRTDHLNPFGKNWDFIINFNFDELFNSCENVIESIFSSTKKMKYRQAFVDGKVETLFEDGLRIIEKNRNKKIVDPTNLTIYLYPSKDYRAQLPNSYTLFRFVNKGIYQVNIPNKCQLNK; from the exons atgaaaaaacgaaaagaagaGTTTGACGACTATTACGATGTGTATGAGGAGAACTGGACAAACGATACATTCGAGGAACTAGAATATACACAGagcttggaaaaaaatataaaaaaaaaattaagtaaagAAGAGTCAAAGCaaagtatatttttctgcacaGATGATAACACTAAAATGAGTAATGTAGAGGAAGCGCAGCTAAGAAGGAGcgatttaaatttaattaatgaGTTAGAAACTTccaaggaggagaagggagACCTCGATTTAAAATTTAGCAGAGTAAGCGAGAGGGGAGGTCTCCATGGGAATGGTCCAGAAATGGGGTTAGGCCAATCAGCCGACCAAATGGATGCATACCCCCCCGAGAATCACACAGATGATCAGCACTCCGAGGGCCATACATATGACCACCACTCCGGGGACCAAGCGGATGATCGCATCAGTGACAAACTAggagaaagcaaaaaaacagatcaggagctatttttatttaaagacATTTACGAAGAGCTAGAAAAACGCCCAAACAATGAAAAGGACAGTACTTACCCATATGATGATAACTTTTGCAAAGAAAATGGCGATGCACGATTTTTGGATAAATTAGAATTCACCAGCAGTAACAACGAATCAGACAACGCAGAAGATCGGTCAGGCAATTTATTTCATATGGATAAGTCATCCATGGATTTGTGGGATAAAATGAATAGCAACGGTGCGGCAAGTTACGGGAATGGCGTAGACTGCCTCGATGGTGGCCCTTATGGAGACTACGACAATGGAGATAGCGCCAATTTTTCTAACGTATGTGACATTAGTCCCCAGAGGAGCGGGGCGTTTCTCCATAGTGGGTATAGCATCTGTGAGGATCACAAAGGAACTTCTCCAAACGGAAAGGATGGTCACATGCATCATAGTAACAGCAGTGCAGGCTGCTCTATCATGAAGAGTCGAACTGATGAATATGGGGAGAAGTTCGACGCGCAGGCGGATAGccccttctcttcctttttgaaggAGCAAATGGGAATAAGCGAATCGGAAGGGGGCAGCAAAGACATGGGTTATTTCAAAAGGGATGGTAATTCATCAGGGGGGAGCGAGGAAAGGAACGAAGAAGACGCAGTGGGCCTCTCAAATGGTGACATGCCAGAAGAAATGAACTCACCTTATAGTAATAGAAACAGAAAAGGTGTTGGAAATTTTTCGTACCAAAGTAGAGACTCCCACCCGAGAGCAGACGATGCGTACTCTGGGAAGAGTATCAAACGAAGTGACACCTCTTTGGGCAACAACAAGGGTTATGACATCAGCATGACGAATAGCAACCTTATCAGAGAGGAGTCTTTACACAACTCCCACGACTACAATCTTTCAAAGGCGAGCAGCAGCTTAAGTTTAAGTAAACTTAATGACAGtgcgaaaaaaagcaaaagagtCGTTTTACGCAGTAGTGACAATGACATTAACGCCGATTCATTTGGAGTGAATTCAAAGAGCAGAGTGAGGGGTTACCGTTCCCATGGTGAAAGCAAACCAAAAGGAGTCAACAAAACAGGTAGTCGAACCTTTTCCGTGAGGGATAACCGCGCCGAGAGCACCGAGAACACACCAGTTAGGAAAACAACCCACACAAGAAAAGACAGTGACGCTACTTCAGAAATTATGAACAACAATTTGAAACTAAAAAACAACAGTAAGAAAAACGAGGGAAGatggaaaaaggaggagaagaccCCTCAAGAAGGCACCAACCTTAAGGGCTTTCAAAAAAGACGCACCAGTAGCGGCCATAGCGGGAAAACATCGAACAGTTTGGCCTCACCTAAAAAGAACACTCGTGGGTATTCTTCAAACGAACTAAACAAAAGGGACGACTCTGCTCATAGCAGCTCAGATAgcaatttcatttttgtcaacaAGAAAAGAACCAAGGGACAGGAAAATGGAACTGTCACATGCAACAGCAATGACAGCACGGACATTTGCGTCGACTTGAATGATGAAGAATCGTGGGACGAAACGGACAGGGCAaacgataaaaaaggggacgcaaagaagaaaggaaTCGTAGCGATGATAAAGGATAGgtacaagaaaaagaaaaagaaagacgaagcggaggaagaaggtgctatgggaagaaggagacACTCTAGCGATAAAGGGGGTAGCAAAAAAGACGTGCCGCTTAATCATGAGGAGATTACCGAACAAAGCAACAGTGACCAACTGAAGGAGCTAGGAAAGGAATTAAACaaccaaataaataaactaGAAAGGGAACAAGGTAAAGTTAAGAGGTTAGAATATGAGCTCATTGCGAAAAGTGCAGAAATAGAACTTGAGagagaagaaatgaaaaacaaaattgaagaggaaaaaaaaatgatgatgaaaaatatggaagaagaaaaaaaaaagtggaacaaagaaaaaaaaagaatagaaAGTGAAGTAGACAAACAGAGGACTATCATAATGAGCAAAAGAAAACTAACCAACGAAGTGGCAatgttcaaaaataaaattaaagaattgGAAGAAAAGCTGACAACGGAAAAGAGGCAGCACAAAATAACTGTTGAGAAATTGAGAAAACAGGTCGAAAGtctaaaaattgaaaatgaaaagctcAAAACGGAGTTAAAAATTTCGGACGAATATAGAAGTAAGCTAGAAAATTACCAGCAGAAAACCATCATGAAGTTAGCAACGAATGTGGTTCAGGAGAAGATGGTAAAAAATGCCGATGCGAAAAGTTTGCCTCATTTTTCAGATTGTTCAGGAAGTTCCACCCCAGTGAAGGGCAAGCCAAAGAGGGAAAGTGGAAAAGCGGAAATCGAATCTGATTCGTTATATCAACATATCAGCAGAGATGATAAAACACTCCATACAAATTCACTACGAGAAAGCGACACCTCTGTAGTGGCATCGAAAGagataaaagggaaaaaaaaaattactcttAACGATTTATttgtgcacaaaaatgacatgAAGATTGGGCACAGCGCCGCAAAGGATGATGCGTCTATagataaaaatttagaaaaaatgaaattcctATTACAGAAAAATAGAAATGCCCCAAACAGGGACAAGGTATACAACGAGGAAGACAGCAGTAGCCATACTACGAAtgaacataataaaatttttagaaagTATTTTTTTGACCACTccagcaaaataaatgacaaaTTATCTTACAATAGTGGCTTCACaaacgaggaggaagaaaaaagggaccccCACGAACAGCTCAGGAAGGCCTCCTTCCTAACGAACTACACCAAACAGGATAAGCAAAATGGGAGTGATGAGAAGCAACGAGATGAAAAGCAACGAAATGCAGGGGTCCCACTGGGAAGAGTCCACGGAGATGCACCCATGAGCGTTTCAGCGGAAAG GTTGACGAACGAGTTGGGAATCCATACGAAGGGTGATTACCCAGCCAAGGcgtcaaaaaatggaaaggagaCCATGCCAACAGAtagagcaaaaaatggcacaagtAGCAACATCCCCACGAAGAGTAACACACTGTTTAGACCTTATGGGGGGGAAGGACCATCCTCATTAAACACACGCAGTGGTGAActaaaaaggaacaacatCATCGGACGAAACAGCAACGACGACAACGAGTTTGCAAAGAATAACCTAGAGTCGAGAACCCGCTCGAAGATATCTCCATCTAGAACAGACCACTTAAACCCATTTGGCAAAAACTGGGatttcataataaatttcAATTTTGACGAATTATTTAACAGCTGCGAAAATGTGATCGAATCGATATTCTCGTCGACGAAGAAGATGAAATATAGACAGGCATTTGTCGATGGCAAGGTGGAAACGTTATTTGAAGATGGCTTACGAATCATtgagaaaaacagaaacaaGAAAATTGTGGACCCCACGAATTTGACTATTTATCTGTACCCCAGTAAGGATTACCGTGCGCAGTTGCCAAATTCGTACACG cTATTCCGCTTTGTAAACAAAGGCATTTACCAAGTGAACATACCGAATAAATGCCAACTGAATAagtaa
- a CDS encoding hypothetical protein (putative) has product MAVLIKNNEASLVDMAVQDFIKLGIDGVYTTMKTVVSYEYIFNFTSHMRNLHKYSTNFLELQINDHNKECVTNILKNLTLENIRKSSSTSIKAGFEFLNTLNDDIKKKHFSENINYMVMVTITWDIHRDNSVPTNEPFSILCYIKCLPKHSSHVQIDVMCGERKTPNIKYSNVFDVRNKLLKLKSEDSHEVVLYNEKEEITEGLTCNFFCFFNDTLYTAKDELVLKGTMREQIIHICEEEGMKLKKEAINISDIGRFEFCFICSTTRNILPVKKIILCSENKREFEKDIHHPVLVKLQEKLREAVEKKKEKYEVYV; this is encoded by the coding sequence atggcagttTTAATAAAGAACAATGAAGCGTCGCTAGTCGACATGGCCGTCCAGGATTTCATCAAACTGGGCATAGATGGAGTGTACACGACAATGAAAACGGTAGTATCCTATgagtacatttttaacttcacCTCACACATGAGAAACTTACATAAGTACTCTACCAACTTTCTGGAGTTACAAATAAATGACCATAACAAAGAATGCGTcacaaatattttgaaaaatttgacATTGGAAAATATTCGCAAAAGCAGCAGCACAAGCATCAAAGCAGGATTCGAGTTTTTAAATACATTAAAtgatgacataaaaaaaaaacacttcagtgaaaatataaattatatggtTATGGTTACCATTACGTGGGATATACACAGAGATAACAGCGTACCTACAAATGAgcccttttccattttatgcTACATAAAATGCTTACCAAAACATAGCAGCCATGTGCAGATAGACGTCATGTGTGGGGAAAGGAAGACGccaaatataaaatattcaaatgTGTTTGATGTGCGAAATAAACTGCTAAAATTGAAAAGCGAAGATAGCCACGAGGTTGTTTTATATAacgagaaggaagaaattacaGAAGGATTGacttgtaattttttctgcttttttaatGATACTTTGTACACAGCAAAAGACGAACTTGTTCTCAAGGGCACCATGCGGGAACAAATAATACACATATGCGAAGAGGAGGgcatgaaattaaaaaaggaagctatCAACATAAGTGACATTGGACGCTTCGAATTCTGCTTCATTTGCTCAACAACTAGGAATATTTTAcccgttaaaaaaattattctttgttcggaaaataaaagagagTTTGAAAAGGATATCCATCACCCCGTTTTGGTAAAGTTACAAGAGAAGCTGCGCGAAGCAgttgaaaagaagaaggaaaaatatgaggTGTACGTT
- a CDS encoding hypothetical protein (putative) → MSTIMFCKKLFKSFKKNSSLIVFFVTLLYFFYTYVSLFLFVFNNALFYLFENNNARGNLKIKLEQLFSNSNNKDNYFNFFSGLYIFYTLYISYYLYINLEENVEFSDEQLLFYYYLKLFMIKINELKVYIHQENIIYPEILTEIKIHKDFNEAVHEFILSRNPTYEKFCAPTTERGKDSSFQRARWRFNIWKRIFSWNGVQDCKEAEEYANLLPGKGKENNSKGDNGNRDALALGRNPLQGEQKPRNCLEGKKGDSIYDNSKEGDNSGKDIPPKYIDINILSLFYHENYEKSITHVNYRDFFMIINGDDFLRLLDDLTHFLNKLGELFKVNTQRESMDLRNITKYINNYMKKHIAGTMDLFKYELIFKYYGKQEYLLVNGAKIDCMFIPCKRFLNDKIQSYIDLKKRDEEKGAKKEHPTNAPINGHVYLNAFNNDFYNYIYQDDYLCDIPVVLYFNPNAAYYELNACYSGSLKFYLENNVNVFVYNYRGYSKSSGYPNLNRNNLDALKIAEYLLSRKVKHLGLHGTSIGGPLCSYVSYHLCNFNQKEYNMEYMDKLYKNEIRIKITCKQINKTVKLMSRRKDKILNILLIPIKYIILLLQFIVLCKLKMSNVRIRRKINQSMGAGRASSRSGNSGRSGRSGTTSRSGTTSRSGTTSNRDNRDEGAGTTRTDHPRISFVCIDKSFYNFEEVAKYMVGEYAYNILQFTSYKLDITKYYLNSNVPKILIYDNNDEIIHYMSSVLTGVSKEISKLYKSGDGKAGGNVEGSLESSMGGSLESSMGGSLESSMGGSMERSMEGRMERSMESSIESSQNLLPLVGGSCDEGAYMPQRRMYSDLYAKKRAHPELPLPQRQQLLNGSILGSPNEKKPPFVAQLIIDESVDKCWFENKVKNIDIGLFLQSWKVINDCILFLNKSSTTNNSFISIGLETYKSIMSLYNSKENNLEKQTHNAIYCIYNDNMSFMDTFKKVNPNYDDFEMPESTGKDSHVKKPNVYDTLRENEDFKFEMEKLNKMLKDLYMSKRKEVEKVHFTYSGFFLKNDYLYNYINTKNKNKEEPAFNIEEVDIKTNLVIL, encoded by the exons ATGTCTACAATtatgttttgcaaaaaattgttcaaaagttttaaaaaaaatagctcgCTCATCGTCTTCTTCGTAACGttactctattttttttacacgtaCGTGTCCTTGTTTTTGTTTGTGTTCAACAATGCCTTGTTCTACCTGTTT GAAAATAATAACGCACGTGGAAATCTCAAAATTAAACTAGAGCAGCTGTTCTCAAATAGCAATAACAAAGATAATTACTTTAACTTTTTCAGCGgcctatatatattttacacgCTCTACATTAGCTATTACCTCTACATCAACTTAGAAGAAAATGTCGAATTCAGTGATGAGCAGTTGCTTTTTTACTACTACTTGAAGCTAttcatgataaaaataaacgaactGAAGGTGTACATTCATcaggaaaatattatatacccGGAAATCCtcacagaaataaaaatccaCAAGGATTTTAACGAAGCAGTACACGAGTTCATACTTAGTAGAAATCCCACGTATGAGAAATTTTGCGCACCCACaacagaaaggggaaaggatTCGAGTTTTCAGAGAGCAAGATGGAGGTTCAACATTTGGAAGCGCATATTTAGCTGGAATGGTGTGCAAGACTGCAAGGAAGCGGAGGAATATGCAAATTTGTTGCCcggaaaggggaaggaaaataattccaaAGGCGATAATGGCAATCGTGACGCTTTAGCCCTCGGGAGGAATCCCCTCcagggggaacaaaaacCAAGGAACTGcttggagggaaaaaaaggggacagcATTTATGATAACTCGAAAGAAGGAGACAATTCTGGGAAGGACATCCCCCCCAAGTATATCGACATAAATATCTTGAGTTTATTTTACCAtgaaaattacgaaaaatCAATAACGCATGTTAACTATAGAGACTTTTTTATGATCATAAACGGTGACGATTTCCTGCGACTACTAGACGATCTGACACACTTTTTAAACAAGCTAGGTGAGCTTTTCAAAGTGAATACACAAAGAGAAAGCATGGACTTGAGAAATATCACCAAGTATATTAATAACTATATGAAAAAACACATAGCAGGAACAATGGATCTGTTCAAGTACGaactcatttttaaatactaCGGGAAACAGGAATACTTGCTAGTGAACGGTGCCAAAATAGATTGCATGTTCATACCATGTAAGAGGTTcctaaatgataaaatacaGTCATATATCGATTTGAAAAAGCGGGATGaggaaaagggggcaaaaaaggaacatccAACGAATGCACCTATCAATGGCCACGTCTATTTAAACGCCTTCAATAacgatttttacaattacatATATCAAGACGATTATTTGTGTGACATACCCGTTGTGCTTTACTTCAACCCCAATGCTGCATACTACGAACTAAATGCTTGCTATTCTGGGTCGCTGAAATTTTACTTAGAAAATAATGTGAACGTTTTCGTGTACAACTATCGAGGGTACAGCAAGTCTAGTGGTTATCCAAATTTGAATAGAAACAATTTAGAcgctttaaaaattgcagagTATCTTTTGTCCAGGAAGGTCAAACATTTAGGGCTACATGGAACATCCATTGGAGGTCCCCTATGCTCCTACGTATCCTACCATCTCTGCAATTTTAACCAAAAAGAGTATAACATGGAATATATGGACAAactgtacaaaaatgaaattcgCATCAAAATTACCTGCAAGCAGATAAACAAAACGGTGAAGTTGATGAGTAGGAggaaggacaaaattttaaatatccTCCTTATCCCAATTAAGTATATCATCTTGCTGCTCCAGTTCATTGTGCTGTGCAAGTTGAAAATGTCCAATGTGAGGATTAGGAGGAAGATCAACCAGAGCATGGGTGCTGGCCGCGCTAGCAGCAGGAGCGGCAATAGCGGCAGGAGCGGCAGGAGCGGCACTACCAGCAGGAGCGGCACTACCAGCAGGAGCGGCACTACCAGCAATAGGGACAATCGCGACGAGGGCGCTGGCACCACGCGCACCGACCACCCGAGGATATCCTTCGTGTGCATCGATAAGTCCTTCTACAATTTCGAGGAAGTGGCCAAATACATGGTGGGCGAGTACGCCTACAACATTTTGCAGTTCACGTCATACAAATTAGACATTACGAAATATTACCTCAATTCAAATGTCCctaaaattttgatttacGACAACAACGACGAGATAATTCACTACATGTCCAGTGTCCTTACGGGGGTGTCCAAGGAAATTTCGAAATTGTACAAAAGTGGGGACGGCAAGGCGGGAGGCAACGTGGAAGGCAGCCTGGAAAGCAGCATGGGAGGCAGCCTGGAAAGCAGCATGGGAGGCAGCCTGGAAAGCAGCATGGGAGGCAGCATGGAAAGAAGCATGGAAGGCAGAATGGAACGCAGCATGGAAAGCAGCATCGAAAGCAGCCAAAATTTGCTTCCATTGGTGGGGGGAAGTTGTGATGAAGGCGCATATATGCCGCAGAGACGGATGTATTCCGATTTGTACGCGAAGAAAAGGGCCCACCCCGAGCTCCCACTTCCTCAGAGGCAGCAGCTCCTGAATGGAAGTATTCTCGGCAGCCCGAATGAGAAGAAGCCCCCCTTTGTTGCCCAGCTAATCATAGACGAAAGTGTAGACAAATGCTGGTTcgaaaataaagtgaaaaatatcGACATAGGCCTATTTTTGCAGAGCTGGAAGGTGATAAACGATTGCATTTTGTTTCTAAATAAATCTTCCACAACGAACAACTCGTTCATTTCGATAGGACTCGAAACGTATAAGTCTATCATGTCCTTATACAATtcgaaggaaaataatttggaGAAGCAAACGCACAATGCTATCTATTGCATATATAATGACAACATGAGTTTTATGGATACATTTAAGAAGGTGAACCCTAATTACGACGATTTCGAGATGCCAGAAAGTACGGGTAAGGATAGCCATGTGAAGAAGCCAAATGTGTATGATACGCTCCGCGAAAATGAAGACTTCAAAttcgaaatggaaaagctGAACAAAATGTTGAAAGATTTATACATGTCAAAGAGGAAGGAAGTGGAAAAGGTGCACTTCACGTATAGCGgatttttcctcaaaaatgaTTAcctatataattatataaatacgaAGAATAAGAACAAGGAGGAACCTGCTTTTAACATAGAAGAGGTGGACATCAAAACCAATTTAGTGATTCTTTAA